A single Halarcobacter anaerophilus DNA region contains:
- a CDS encoding plasma-membrane proton-efflux P-type ATPase: MSIIKEKGLTSKEAESLLKKYGLNEIKEKEESYLHRLLKRFWGPIPWMIEIAIILSAIAKRWEDFAVILLLLLVNAIVDFYQESKALSAIAVLKNKLARMALVLRDAEWKEIEAKYLVPGDIIELKIGNIVPSDVKLLDGGEYLLVDQSSLTGESLPVHKKQNDELYANSIIKQGEMLAEVKATGADTYFGKTVKLIAKATKEQSSHFQKMVLKVGNFLIALTVVLIAIIILHGINTNQPTMELLIFSLVLTISAIPVAMPAVLTVTMAIGARKLATKEAIVNRLAAIEEIAGMDILCSDKTGTLTKNQMSLASAYLSDNMTEENLMLYAALASKEENNDPIEKPIFQYIKEKNLEKELKGYSLEEFLPFDPVHKRTEGIYKNFVFTKGAPQVIIEQSDEKDFDKQKAYAEVESSASKGFRTLGVAYRKKDEDIYHFAGLIPLFDPPRDDSKDAIEEAKQKGINVKMLTGDNTAVAKYIASIIGIGDKIDDIYVLKGEPVEEYKYLSEVITKAITQAIYPNKSEEEIEKTVGDIMKKIQKELYNMPIPKGTIKKHESEIIEIIEKDNGFAQVFPEDKYFIVDELQKANHIVGMTGDGVNDAPALKKADCGIAVSGATDAARSAADIILMAPGLKVIVDAVKLSRQIFERMKSYTIYRIAESIRILFFMTLAIIIYDFYPLTALMIIFLALLNDIPIMTIAYDNTKIIEKPIRWDIKEVFILSSWLGLAGVVSSFLLFWILISKLNLPLDMVQSLFFTKLIVAGHGTLFNTRIDDWFFKNPLPSAKLFWATLASAVIGTIIPIYGFGVMTPIGWQWAGLIWLYAAIWFIFNDAVKMAVLKYYRVRYHEQII, translated from the coding sequence ATGTCTATTATAAAAGAGAAAGGACTGACTTCAAAAGAGGCCGAGTCATTACTAAAAAAATATGGTTTAAATGAGATAAAAGAGAAAGAAGAGAGCTATCTTCATAGACTTTTAAAAAGATTTTGGGGACCTATTCCCTGGATGATTGAAATTGCGATAATCCTCTCTGCAATAGCAAAAAGATGGGAAGATTTTGCGGTTATTTTACTTCTTCTTCTAGTAAATGCGATTGTTGATTTTTATCAAGAATCAAAAGCTCTTAGTGCAATTGCCGTATTAAAAAATAAATTAGCAAGAATGGCTTTGGTTCTTAGAGACGCAGAATGGAAGGAAATTGAAGCAAAATATCTTGTGCCCGGTGATATTATCGAACTAAAGATAGGTAATATCGTTCCTTCAGATGTAAAACTTCTTGACGGAGGAGAGTATCTTCTTGTAGATCAATCCTCTTTAACAGGAGAATCTCTTCCCGTACATAAAAAACAAAATGATGAGTTATATGCGAATTCGATAATAAAACAAGGAGAGATGTTAGCCGAAGTAAAGGCTACGGGAGCAGATACATATTTCGGTAAAACAGTTAAACTTATAGCAAAAGCGACAAAAGAGCAAAGCAGCCATTTCCAAAAAATGGTATTAAAAGTAGGAAACTTCCTAATTGCTTTAACCGTAGTTTTAATAGCGATTATAATTCTTCACGGAATAAATACAAATCAACCTACAATGGAACTTCTAATCTTCTCTTTAGTTCTTACCATTTCTGCCATTCCTGTTGCAATGCCTGCTGTTTTAACCGTTACAATGGCAATCGGAGCTAGAAAACTGGCAACAAAAGAGGCTATAGTAAACAGACTTGCAGCAATAGAAGAGATAGCGGGTATGGATATTTTGTGTTCTGATAAAACGGGAACTTTAACAAAAAATCAAATGTCTCTGGCTTCTGCTTATTTATCGGATAATATGACAGAAGAGAATCTAATGCTTTATGCAGCTTTGGCAAGTAAAGAAGAGAATAATGATCCTATAGAAAAACCGATTTTTCAATATATAAAAGAGAAAAATTTGGAAAAAGAGCTTAAAGGTTACTCTTTAGAAGAGTTTTTGCCTTTTGATCCTGTACATAAAAGAACAGAAGGAATATATAAAAATTTTGTTTTTACAAAAGGGGCTCCTCAGGTAATAATAGAACAAAGTGATGAAAAAGATTTTGATAAACAAAAAGCTTACGCTGAGGTAGAGAGTTCTGCTTCAAAAGGTTTTAGAACTTTAGGTGTTGCATATAGAAAAAAAGATGAAGATATTTACCATTTTGCAGGTTTGATTCCTCTTTTTGATCCTCCAAGAGATGATTCCAAAGATGCTATAGAAGAGGCAAAACAAAAAGGAATCAATGTAAAAATGCTCACGGGAGATAATACTGCCGTTGCAAAATATATTGCTTCTATTATAGGTATAGGCGATAAAATTGATGATATTTACGTATTAAAAGGGGAGCCTGTAGAGGAGTATAAATATCTTTCGGAAGTTATAACAAAGGCTATCACTCAAGCTATATATCCAAATAAAAGTGAAGAAGAGATTGAAAAAACCGTCGGCGATATTATGAAAAAGATTCAAAAAGAGCTTTATAATATGCCTATACCAAAAGGGACTATAAAAAAACATGAATCTGAAATTATAGAGATAATTGAAAAAGATAACGGTTTTGCCCAAGTTTTCCCTGAGGATAAATATTTTATCGTAGATGAACTGCAAAAAGCAAACCATATTGTAGGAATGACGGGGGATGGAGTAAATGATGCACCTGCACTTAAAAAAGCAGATTGCGGTATTGCCGTAAGCGGAGCTACTGATGCTGCAAGAAGTGCTGCTGATATTATTTTAATGGCACCTGGATTAAAAGTTATAGTCGATGCAGTTAAACTTTCAAGACAGATTTTTGAGAGAATGAAAAGTTATACCATCTACAGAATTGCCGAATCAATTAGGATTTTGTTTTTTATGACACTTGCAATTATTATTTATGATTTTTATCCTTTGACAGCTTTAATGATTATCTTTTTGGCTTTGTTAAATGATATTCCAATTATGACAATAGCTTATGATAATACGAAAATTATAGAAAAACCTATAAGATGGGATATAAAAGAGGTTTTTATTTTATCTTCTTGGCTGGGACTTGCAGGAGTAGTATCTTCCTTTTTACTCTTTTGGATATTAATATCGAAGTTAAACCTTCCTCTGGATATGGTTCAAAGTCTATTTTTTACAAAATTGATAGTTGCAGGGCATGGAACGCTTTTTAATACAAGAATTGATGATTGGTTCTTTAAAAACCCTTTACCTTCGGCAAAACTTTTCTGGGCAACATTGGCAAGTGCGGTAATAGGAACAATAATCCCTATCTACGGTTTTGGAGTGATGACCCCTATTGGCTGGCAATGGGCAGGGCTTATCTGGCTTTATGCCGCAATTTGGTTTATTTTTAATGATGCAGTTAAAATGGCGGTACTAAAATACTATAGAGTAAGATATCACGAACAGATTATATAA
- a CDS encoding RNA polymerase factor sigma-54, translating to MAQTLSTSVAQKQNLNLSLKMWLPMLQTSLQDLEKHLKNVSYENPFLEIKKPKEFYNNFMPQGTSGEFIESLALYSESLNDKISEQICSPNFPTPNSQKVAFEILCDINEEGYFEGDIEKIANTCNVYKEYVESIRQRFSRLEPAGVAAIDLSESFLFQLDACDKEIDDELYNFIKKIIKDISHLDKYAAHHRFEDAKNIIKYFNNPPAVNYINTNIQIIPDFYVDIGEDINVKINHAYYPDIEVKDPFSSKNETIREKLKEARDLVNLLNLRKSTLYKIVLLIVEKQISFFVGGELKPFSMQELAHELGFAESTISRAVANKYIECSLGVFPLKHFFTNAVNNKDLSSSQIKNYIKSLIEYEDKDTPLTDQHILDMIYEKFDLQMVRRTITKYRKMLDIPSSKERKKLYKVENL from the coding sequence ATGGCACAAACACTTAGTACCTCAGTAGCACAGAAGCAAAACCTTAACTTATCTTTGAAGATGTGGCTGCCTATGCTGCAAACTTCACTTCAAGACCTAGAGAAACATCTAAAAAATGTCTCATATGAAAATCCTTTTTTAGAGATAAAAAAGCCAAAAGAGTTTTATAATAATTTTATGCCTCAAGGTACAAGCGGAGAATTTATTGAATCTCTTGCTTTATACAGTGAATCTTTAAACGATAAAATAAGCGAGCAGATATGTTCTCCTAATTTTCCCACGCCAAACTCGCAAAAAGTCGCTTTTGAAATTTTATGTGATATAAACGAAGAGGGATATTTTGAAGGAGATATAGAAAAAATTGCAAATACCTGCAATGTTTATAAAGAGTATGTGGAATCTATAAGGCAAAGATTTTCAAGACTTGAACCTGCAGGAGTTGCAGCAATTGATTTATCAGAATCATTCCTTTTTCAACTGGATGCTTGTGATAAAGAAATTGACGATGAATTATATAACTTTATAAAAAAAATCATAAAAGATATCTCCCATCTTGATAAATATGCCGCTCACCATAGATTTGAAGATGCAAAAAACATAATAAAATATTTTAACAATCCTCCTGCTGTTAATTATATAAATACAAATATTCAGATTATTCCCGATTTTTATGTTGATATAGGAGAAGATATAAACGTGAAAATAAATCATGCCTATTATCCGGATATTGAAGTAAAAGATCCTTTCAGCTCAAAAAACGAGACCATAAGGGAGAAATTAAAAGAGGCAAGAGATTTGGTAAATTTACTAAACTTAAGAAAATCTACTCTTTATAAAATAGTTCTTCTAATTGTTGAAAAACAGATTAGTTTTTTTGTAGGAGGAGAACTTAAACCTTTTTCAATGCAGGAACTTGCCCATGAGTTAGGTTTTGCAGAATCAACAATAAGCAGAGCAGTCGCAAATAAATATATAGAGTGCAGTTTGGGAGTATTCCCTTTAAAACACTTCTTTACAAACGCGGTTAATAATAAAGATCTTTCATCTTCTCAAATAAAAAACTATATAAAAAGTTTGATTGAATATGAAGATAAAGATACTCCTCTAACAGATCAACATATCTTAGATATGATATATGAAAAATTTGATCTACAAATGGTAAGAAGAACTATCACGAAATATAGAAAAATGCTTGATATTCCTTCTTCAAAAGAGAGAAAAAAATTATATAAAGTAGAGAATCTATAA
- a CDS encoding 2Fe-2S iron-sulfur cluster-binding protein, giving the protein MTTRVEIINDFLAINVKPGSTIQDVVEASGSALPFGCRDGECGTCVVEVEQGMEFLSPINEKEVKVIKESCAGTCTDNTRLSCQMKVVKPNGVVRIKY; this is encoded by the coding sequence ATGACAACAAGAGTAGAAATTATTAATGATTTTTTAGCAATTAATGTTAAACCCGGAAGTACAATTCAAGATGTAGTTGAAGCTTCAGGTTCGGCTTTACCGTTTGGATGTAGAGATGGAGAGTGTGGAACTTGCGTAGTTGAAGTAGAACAAGGTATGGAATTTTTATCTCCTATCAATGAAAAAGAGGTAAAAGTTATAAAAGAGTCTTGCGCAGGTACATGTACAGATAACACTAGACTTTCTTGTCAAATGAAAGTTGTTAAACCTAACGGTGTAGTTAGAATAAAATACTAA
- a CDS encoding nitrogen fixation protein NifZ — MAAKGINHESIVNPDTVLYDSVTASRSGKDEEKPKFGIGQKVKLIKEIVNDGTYPHSPIGTLMMPQGAVGYIKSIGEFLQVIRVYEVHFLGVEEAPVEIVGCRENELEALEDYRDEVEEELEYMRKHREEHYKKD; from the coding sequence GTGGCTGCTAAAGGAATAAATCACGAATCTATTGTAAACCCCGATACAGTTCTATATGATAGTGTAACTGCCAGTAGATCAGGTAAAGATGAAGAGAAACCTAAATTCGGAATAGGGCAAAAAGTCAAACTTATCAAAGAGATAGTAAATGACGGAACTTATCCCCACTCTCCGATAGGAACTCTTATGATGCCCCAAGGTGCAGTAGGTTACATAAAATCAATAGGAGAGTTTTTACAAGTAATCAGAGTATATGAAGTTCATTTTTTAGGTGTAGAAGAAGCACCTGTAGAAATCGTTGGCTGTCGAGAAAATGAACTTGAAGCATTAGAAGATTACAGAGATGAAGTTGAAGAAGAACTCGAATATATGAGAAAACATAGAGAAGAGCATTACAAAAAAGATTAA
- a CDS encoding nitrogenase-stabilizing/protective protein NifW — protein sequence MGTVEEFYKLRDTEDYFKFFNIEFDQALINVKRFHMMKEYGNLIKKGLDSISDENKLLEFLKFSLLRVYGDYKNGHAPSAAEVWNMYETGKLEGCASCGSSAGTPMDHKGGSCGC from the coding sequence ATGGGAACTGTGGAAGAGTTTTACAAATTAAGAGATACAGAAGATTATTTCAAATTTTTTAATATTGAGTTTGACCAGGCATTAATTAATGTAAAAAGATTTCATATGATGAAAGAGTATGGAAATCTTATAAAAAAAGGTTTGGATTCAATAAGTGATGAGAACAAACTTTTAGAGTTTTTAAAATTTTCATTATTAAGAGTTTACGGAGATTATAAAAACGGACATGCACCAAGTGCGGCAGAAGTTTGGAATATGTATGAGACAGGAAAATTAGAAGGCTGTGCTTCTTGCGGAAGTAGCGCGGGAACACCTATGGATCATAAAGGAGGTTCTTGTGGCTGCTAA
- a CDS encoding flavodoxin domain-containing protein gives MAKIGIFCGTAGGTSMAVANALVEAFEIEEDDVINMEEDFDDIEQFEDYDVLFIGSSTWGQGDVHFSWVDPQLEMQDEEMDLSGKTVAFFGAGDSVKHGEHFCSALGKLHKTFTDLGAKSIGFVDKGDYAYEFSLAEMDGKLCGLAIDQHNEADKTDTRIANWIESLKGQIPA, from the coding sequence ATGGCGAAAATAGGAATTTTCTGTGGAACTGCAGGTGGGACATCAATGGCTGTTGCTAATGCTTTAGTTGAAGCATTTGAGATTGAAGAAGATGATGTTATCAATATGGAAGAAGATTTTGACGATATTGAGCAATTTGAAGATTATGATGTTCTTTTTATAGGAAGTTCAACTTGGGGACAAGGAGATGTTCATTTTTCTTGGGTAGATCCTCAGTTAGAGATGCAAGACGAAGAGATGGATTTATCAGGTAAAACCGTTGCCTTCTTTGGAGCAGGAGATAGTGTAAAACATGGAGAACACTTCTGCTCGGCATTAGGAAAACTTCATAAAACTTTTACCGATTTAGGTGCAAAAAGCATCGGCTTTGTAGATAAAGGGGATTATGCTTATGAATTTTCCCTTGCAGAAATGGATGGAAAACTTTGCGGTCTTGCAATAGACCAACATAATGAAGCTGATAAAACAGATACAAGAATTGCTAACTGGATAGAGAGCCTTAAAGGACAAATACCGGCTTAG
- a CDS encoding NifX-associated nitrogen fixation protein produces the protein MDAKKLFTDTLVGQIRALDQFGTWVNKSNEDLLKEKYVKTKEELKNIPIIADIDEMQTQDIRLIYQAIALAFEKITGVMCSVVMEMSHEGFGRVVVFAEDIVLCEKGFKDAHRFSFRTLEKLEEEGEKLLIKAQEKYKKYKN, from the coding sequence ATGGATGCTAAAAAACTTTTCACAGATACTTTAGTCGGTCAAATAAGAGCCCTTGACCAATTTGGAACTTGGGTTAACAAATCAAATGAAGACCTTTTAAAAGAGAAATACGTAAAAACGAAAGAGGAGTTAAAAAACATCCCTATCATTGCAGATATAGATGAAATGCAAACTCAAGATATCAGACTTATATACCAGGCAATAGCTCTTGCCTTTGAAAAAATTACGGGAGTTATGTGTTCTGTTGTAATGGAGATGAGTCATGAAGGTTTTGGAAGAGTCGTTGTATTTGCAGAAGATATAGTGCTGTGTGAAAAAGGGTTTAAAGATGCCCATAGATTCTCTTTTAGAACACTTGAAAAGTTAGAAGAAGAGGGTGAAAAACTGCTTATAAAAGCTCAAGAAAAATATAAAAAATATAAAAACTAA
- a CDS encoding NifB/NifX family molybdenum-iron cluster-binding protein has translation MSSIKITSNTSGEGMIKVAFATKDLENIDSHFGSAKQFAVYEISKSSINVCEIKKVTEKDTDKTVALLDDIDIVYFTNVGAIAAAKLINSGIFTIKYKEVVSIEKEVQKLQDMLNTNPPPFIKKIIEKKVA, from the coding sequence ATGAGTAGTATAAAAATAACTTCGAATACTTCAGGTGAAGGTATGATTAAAGTAGCATTTGCAACCAAAGATTTGGAAAATATCGATTCACATTTCGGTAGTGCAAAGCAGTTTGCAGTTTATGAAATTAGCAAAAGTTCTATTAATGTATGTGAAATAAAAAAAGTAACAGAAAAAGATACTGATAAAACTGTTGCTTTATTAGATGATATAGATATCGTCTATTTTACAAATGTGGGAGCAATAGCTGCTGCAAAACTTATAAATAGCGGAATCTTTACAATCAAATACAAAGAGGTAGTAAGTATAGAAAAAGAGGTACAAAAACTTCAAGATATGCTAAACACTAATCCTCCTCCGTTTATTAAAAAAATAATTGAAAAAAAGGTTGCGTAA